Sequence from the Panicum virgatum strain AP13 chromosome 5N, P.virgatum_v5, whole genome shotgun sequence genome:
CCTTTGCAGTTTTTATTGTGACAAATAACACATCCTCATGTAAGCTTTATAGGAAAATAAATATCAGTCCTAGACATCAATGGAGATACAGCCATAGCAGTGCACATAACGCCCTTGGCTAACCTTGTAAAAAAAACTTCGAAGATACAtatattcaaacttcctataatacatacatatattCAAACTTCCTACCTATAATACCCTCCATTCGTTTTCGGGATAACACTGGCATTTTGCTATCATGATCTACATAGATGTGTCTTGGCAATCTACCTCGGCTGATGTAATTTATCCTTTCAATTTGAGCATTCCTTTATTCATTTAGAGTAACTCAGGTCTTTCTAGCCTGGTCTATTTGTATCTTGTCCAAGAACTTTGTAATCTCTTGTATCAGTTTTTTTCTCTGGGAGACTTCCGCGTGCTTGTACAATATACCTGTCTTGCTCTTGCTTCATTACATCAGCCAAGAACTTTGTAGAAATCAGTAGACTCTGGGTTCTTCTCTGTGCACAGTTAGTAGAGAAGGAATCTAGggaattattttttttagatgGCTTGATTAGCTGCAAAGCAACACACCAACTTTCTGATAATAAAATGTCTTTTAGGGTTCTCCATTTTGAGTTTGCAGAAATTTCCTAATATCTGAATTTCCACAATTCTGCATTGTCTTCTCGAAATTTACTTATTAACATATTTTCATCAGTTCAATATTGGATGATTTTGGAGATTCATGCAATGATTTTGCCTATAATTAGTACATTCATGGATTGGCTGCTCGAGGGGTACATTACTTGCACCGACCCGGACCACTGCTCCAGGACTTGGGATTTATGGCCCTTCCGGTATGTCAGGTTTTATCCAGTTCATGTTAATAAAAGAATACAAGGTACTGATTTATTTTGTCCCATTGGCAACGAGTCTCCATATGGTAGGAACTTGGACAAGAGAAAGGTTATCTTAGCGAGAGCGTATTCACTTTCATCTTCATTTCCTTTCTGTTGGTAGGTAACCTTTTACTTTTTCAATTTTTCTATTTGATGTTGATTACTTATACCATGAATGTGTGCATGTTCAATGCTGAGAATTAAATTGCAGATTATGCAATCGATCCAACATTAAAAATCTAAAGTGATGGTTATCTAGATAACCAGATTGATATGTCAAACTTAGTGATTTAGCTTAATGCGACTTTTTGACATGAACGCAGACGGGTCTGACGATTGGTGTATGAAATTATTTGGAATCTCCACCATGAGTTACCTTTAGATAAATTGGACCTCTCATTTCATTTCAATGTTTATTAAGGTTAGATAATATAAGTTTTATGTGGACTGTCCATGTCTAAACTAACAAAAATGTTTGTTTGGTGATGTTGTTTTTACACTGCCATCATGTACAATGAAGGCTCCACATTTGTACAAATTACTTTTTTGGATCTATTTTTGTAATATGCTCTTGGTACCCATTGCATGCTTTCTTAATTGTTTAGCGTTAATTTTCTATAATGATTGATCATATACTGGGATTATGAGCTATTGAGCCTTGACAATTTGTTTATGGTATTGCAGTGGAGTTTTCACCCTTTTATTTATCATAGCAAACGTTTCTACACTGTTCTACTGTGGCGAAGGGTGCTGGCATTTTTAGTTGTAAGTGTGGCTGTCTTACTTTGATGGTGTTCAGATTTATTTACATATTCAAACAAGTGATCATAAATTCTTGTACAGGCTTCACAATTTTTACGGATTGTCACATTTTACTCCACTCAACTTCCCGGTCCAAATTATCACTGCCGTGAGGTAACTTTGATTTCTCATTCTGTCCAAAGCATATATTCGTGAGCACTATTGCTAACACAATCATTTCGTGCCATTCATAGGGCTCAAAACTTGCCACTCTTCCACCACCAAATAATGCACTTGAAGTGCTCCTGATTAACTGTAAGTTTTCTATTGTTGGCTTACTCATGTGGGTGGAAAGTTTTCTTGACTCAAATATTCCTTGCAGTTCCTCGTGGAGTGCTTTTTGGTTGTGGTGATCTGATATTCTCATCTCACATGATCTTTACCCTAGTTTTTGTGCGCACATACTATAAATATGGATCAAACAGGTACTGAAATCTATAGTGGCAGTCATGCGTCCCTCAGTATGTCTTGCATAGTCACGTGTAATCAGCATGAAATTTTCATATCAGTTGCCTCCCCAACCGATCCTGTTCACCTGTTCCAGTTTCTCTGGTGGGTCTCTATGTTGTAGGTTGATTAAGCTCCTTGCTTGGCTGATGGCTATAATTCAGAGTCTTCTTATAATTGCTTCTCGCAAGCACTACACCGTGGATGTTGTTGTTGCTTGGTAGGGACAAAACTTAATTTCAGTGACATGATTATCTTATCTGCCTCCGTTTGACAGTCTCTTTCCACAGGTACACTGTTAATTTGGTTGTATTCTTTGTTGATAAGAAGCTGCCAGGTACATTTCTTTTACCCTCATGTACCATGCAAAACGGCCATACAATACATTCCATAACAAGCTTATCTGGCAATTCTGCAGAAATGCCAGATCGTACAAATGGATTATCTCTGCTTCCAGTGAGCTCAAAAGATGAAGACGGCAGGACGAAGGAAGGGCTCCATAAACTTGATGGAAGGATGAGGGATGAGTTCCATAAGTTGTTAAATGGGAACACTGTCGATGCTACGGATCGGGTACTATAGAATTTGCATAAATGTTTTGGTTTGGTCCTTGGGGTACCATCGGATGCATGCATAAACTTAAAATGAGCTAGTATATATATCTCACTGCTTTCTTTTCAAAAAGTATATCTCACTGCTTTCGCAGCTCACAAACCTCGTGCTTTTTTGTTCCGAGTTTTCTTAACGTATCCCTTTCCTGGTCATTTCAGCGACAACGAGTACAGATGAATGGGAAGCATGGAGAAGACATGAGCCACAGTGTCTCTGATGCCACTCCCACTGGTACCTGATCAGCTGCTTTTCATTGTTCTGTCGCCTTTAACGTCGACAGGGGAATCTGCCGGGAAAACAAAACGAAAATGAAATTGCCTGGTGTGCCTCTGCATGATGAAAGGCTTCTCAAGGTACCTGCAAGGCTGCAACATCATTTTGGTTCGGCTCCTTTGCACGGTATGGTGACGGATAAATGAGGTGTTTGAACTTTGAAATAGTGGTAGAAACTGTAAAAGAATTAGAATGCCACGGCTTTTCTCAGAGGCTGGTGCTACAGTTTTGCATCCTCCAGACTTTCCAAAATGGATGATATTAGAGAGAAAAATTGGTCTGTGATGTATATATCAATTAGATTCAGCTTAGTTCCACTTCAAAACAAAATTCAGCTGTCGTGAATTGGTGATTGCTAATTTATGCTGATTGACAGTAATTGAGTAATTGTACGTGAGCAGCGCGTGGTGGTTGCTTTTGTTGGACCCCTGTGACCCGCCTTTGAACGTGCAGCTACTTATCCGGGCAGATCGATCCGTGTGACGATTGACCGCCGGGCTCCCGAGAGCCGAACGCCTCACGGGTTTGGCGCCCTAAAGAAAAAGGCACCCGCTTGGCTGCGCACGCCGCGAGCCACGCGCCGCGTTGCGTGCGGCACCGGCGGGTACTAGAGACAAGGCACATGCGCCCGATGCGTTCCGTGCACGGAGTTGGCGCGCATCGCCGCTCCCATGTCAGCGACTCAGCGGGTGCAGCCGTGCAGCTGCATCCCTGTCAACGGCTACATACAGTCTGCACTATGGCGCTGCGAAAGTTTTACAGTTTCTGCCGCATATGGACAGCGAACGTGTGGATCCGAGACTCTGAATCTCTCTGAATAAATGGCCTGTGATTGTGCTGCTGCTACTGTCCAATTGCAGAAATGTTGCCAGCTTCGTAACTTGTACTAAACCTTTGAAGATCAACCAGAAATGTCATGCACAGTTGCCAAAATGAACGCTgattgctgcagctcagctgcaTCTCCCTTGAATCGCTCATGCTGCATGTGACTGATTGCTTCGATACCTTGGTCACTTAAACTCGCCAAATCTACGAAATGATGTTGCCGGGTACCCCCTCTCTGGCGAGAAGGGTTTGTGGTGAAGGTAGGATACACCAGAAGGCAGAAGCCTACCCCGTACAAGCTGCAGTTCCTACAAATGTCTGCGTGATGGAAACTTGGTCACAGTCCGGCCTTTTGGCCGCCCCTTCTGAATTGCAAGAAGAATCTACATAGAATGTGGTGTAAGCAGATGCAAGAGTACTATATGATAAGCAACTCTAACAGAAAATTGCTTGCTCAAATCACGAAAACATGAAGCAATGAAACATGCTATCTTCCTTCCATTCCCCGATTTCGCGAATGCGCACCCAATCTCTACAGAATAACCCGtcatccttcttttttttttttgcagcatgTGCAGTCGTACTCTCAATAAGTTAACACCTCCCTTTACTTCACGCAAGCAACTCTCTTCAAATCTTCAGGTCTGCCCATGCCCAAGCCAGTTTGCGTTCTGGCACTACCCCCATACTTCACCAGTCTTGGCTCTGGAGCTTTTATTGAGAACAATGCGCGCCAGGACTCATCCAGGGACATTGAAGTGGAAGAGCCAGGATATGACGAATGCAAACACCATGCAAGCGAGGAGGAAGTTGAGGAACCGGTGGCCTTGCCAAAACCTCCGAGGCTCGGCGGTTGTTGCCTGGGCGGCCGCGGTGCTGCTCGATTCATTCCACTGCTCGATGAAGTCCGCATCACTGAAACCTGCCACGTTGCACGCGGTTGAGCCACAGATTTCGCAGATCCTATATGACAATGAAAGAGGAGATGGAGACActtaaaacaaatccttgtttATATTCAGATAATATGGTATGGATGCAATTTTACCAAAACATTTAATAATGACTAACTACACTTATATACGTACTTCAAGCAACACAAACCTTGAATATGATACAAagcaaaaataaaagcaaaCATATTTTCAATTCAATCGGATGTAGGCCTAATTTCACATGAACACCAATTGAGGAGATGTTTCTGAAGTAGGGGAACTGTCGGTACCCCaagactggggtaccccctcttgctgtgtctaggcaagagtctcATAGTTATCCTTAATTACGccctgacggccgagcagccggacccctgtggtccggagccctactctcccggcaaacggccccggacccactCCCGGCTTtgggagggtccggtgacgccacgtgtcccggaggaggtagccctcagccaaaacagctggggcccccggacctcccgccgggtcccggacccccatatatactatccggacccctcagcggggaggaaccgacaccccgcctggggctggtccggagctgccacgtgtccgcaggtgcGGGCACGGGGACACATGGCTttcactggaagactcgcctacctaccgcattcaatgcggtaggcgGAAATGCGccctgccacagcagagcccgaggcggcttttgtcaggttgcactgttggtcgcgtgttaccaaggcgcatAGTGCAGTCGCTGAAACCGGCCACGCCGCGTATGTCagtctactatgccagttggacacgacggctcggctttgCCCATTATGGCGACTACACGGTAACCTCGAcagactacgccgcaagctacattgcccaacgggcgcctcgccgatgggacaaataaagactcccctcggtcagagagtctacagggcgatgaagcgtatccgagaAGAGATTCTTAACCGCTGTAGCTCCATTGAAGCTTCCGGCGCAGTATGATATACATCCACGttagacccacctgtcggggtctaaCGCCTttgtacgcgtccccttggtctataaaagggagacactCGCTAGAGAAAAGGAGGAGAGGTCTGGGGAAGCAGAGGCTTGACTCATCCTGAAACACAAGAGCtatacagcacacagtggacgtagggtattacgctccagcggcccgaaccactctaaatccccgtgtgttcttgtgttcttacccccaagctagatcggcctaatcgcTTAGCGCAATCCCGAGTACaccccctctgggattaggcgggtgcgtttcgccatccggctgtgggtaccccaaaAAGCCCacaacatttggcgccgtccgtggggatcgCGCAAGCATCGACAGGATCCTTGCTCACCTTctgcttctgaggttgagctcatcctctgcaacgacgacgagaagatgaagtgAGGCATGGCGTCTCGTACGCCGCATGCCCTGACACCGAGGCAACAGTGTCCTTGGTGCGGTGGCGCACGACAGTGgtgcctgctgtgcgtcgccacagcgacacctcagagccagCACGGTGCCGCACGGGGGCGACGCCTGCTTCCCGTCACCCTGCAACACCttggtgtcggctcaaggttttctctcaagcaaccaccgggGGTCTcctgcggcggcacggcgtcggctcaaggtttcctctcaagatggagcctggagccggaaGGATGTCTGTCGCCTTCCCGCTCTCCTGGCTCAAGCCCCCCTtggagctgctgcagacaggcgtcAGCCTCCACCGCAAGGCGCGGGGGCCCTGTGCCAGCACCAAGGcggagccggcgaacgaccgcccttctccacgctccgtgctcgtccaaacgagcacccgtCCTTCCGCTGCGCCAGGGCGTCGAGCTGACTTCAGCTCGCTATGAGCGGccatcgggctggcttccgTCGGCATCTGGCAACGGCAGGGgtactcccattcaaagccaatgAATTTGTTCTCATGCTATCTGAGCGTGGGACAGTTCTTGCGCTGAGAAGAACcctgcaagctcccgaggtgatgctggatgatgctgaaCAAGCACGTCCGGGGCGCCTTCGCCCCCAACGACTCAGAAGAGCCCCCAAGGTGGCAGCTCCACTACGGTCAGCAACATGCACGCCTTACGGGGCAGCGGCTGTAGGTTATcactagataggattgagtGTGTTTCTCCCTTGTAATGATTTGGTGTCTACGTGTGGTCCAGAACGGTAAAGGTCCGCATTTGTAAACCCGACatctggcttcatcgcacaacaggcgacaccagcaagtggtccagagcggtagaggtccgccctcgtaatccctacctctgatgtacaccacgaatCAAGCAATAATGGAGATTTGCTTTCTCAGTCCTATCTTTACATTAACCTAGTAGCACTTGTCCGTTCAGCTTGCATGTTTTCTTTCTTCCGTACgaaatcttttcttttgttgctaacaatccaaattgagttgctggcttgtggtcaggtggggacaccccttctagctggaaggcagttcggacctctagggacctgctcaggagaagtggtgcccgtatcctggggtagagaagctctgtgtagcttagcctggtaatgtaccctaagcctacgtacttcactactcTGTTACGAGTCCCttagtatccgagactgctgtccctagaggtcccgggctcctttctagtataaggcctggTTTCCTATACCTTGCTGCAAGGTCCGGTAGCGTAATTCATGGGATCGTCACCAAcgacccaagtccactccggtggcccgctccggcggagaccgctcgccacggtcgccagcAGCCAGGTCCGGGGAAGTGATTCTAGCTCCTTGGGCGGTCCGaggtccgtgtagccgcttggcttggttccgtaccccaagcctacaccttcgccgCCCTATGGAGCGctctctagtacctgaacctggcaacaggtgATCCGGCCTCCAAGGgatccggagcacccgctctcgacaTGAGCACGACGACACAGCCAAGttgcgtggaaacacatcaTGATGGTGGCCCCACCCGTGGGTTCGTaactctcccgaggtgggcccggaggccactgtcggtaccccaggactggggtaccccctcttgctgtgcctAGGCAAGAGTCtcatagttatccttaactacgccctgacggccgagcagccggacccctgtggtccggagccctactctcccggcaaacggccccggacccgctcccggcttggggagggtccggtgacgccacgtgtcccggaggaagtagccctcagccaaaacaactgggggcccccggacctcccgccgggtcccggacccccatatatactatccggacccctcagcggggaggaaccgacaccccgcctggggctggtccggagctgccacgtgtccgcaggtgcGGGCACGGGGCCGCAtggcttccactggaagactcgcctacctaccgcattcaatgcggtaggcgGAAATGCGccctgccacagcagagcccgaggcggcttttgccaggttgcactgttggtcgcgtgttaccaaggcgcatAGTGCAGTCGCTGAAACCGGCCACGCCACGTATGTCAGTCTACTATGCtagttggacacgacggctcggcttcgcccattatggcGACTACACGGTAGCCTCGAcagactacgccgcaagctacattgcccaacgggcgcctcgccgatgggacaaataaagactcccctcggtcagagagtctacagggcgatgaagcgtatccgagaagagattctcaaccgtTATAGCTCCATTGAAGCTTCCGGCGCAGTATGACATACATCCACGttagacccacctgtcggggtctaaCGCCTttgtacgcgtccccttggtctataaaagggagacgctcgcTAGAGAAAAGGAGGAGAGGTCTGGGGAAGTAGAGGCTTGACTCATCCTGAAACACAAGAGCtatacagcacacagtggacgtagggtattacgctccggcgggccgaaccactctaaattctcgtgtgttcttgcgttcttgcccccaactagatcggcctaatcgcTTAGCGCAATCCTGAGTACaccccctctgggattaggcgggtgcgttccgtcacccggctgtgggtaccccaaaAAGCCCACAACAGGAACAAAGTTGCTTCAGTATCCTTACAAAATTAAGAAAACTGAGTGGTCAAGAGGGTTTAATGAACTAAATATAACAATTTGTACAGTTCATTTgagtaaaaaaaaattccaaaacaatATACTTCTCATGATATCATGCAAATGATTAAACTTTTTTTTGGGACTAGCAAATGATTAAACTTGAGTGTCAAGAGGGTGTCTACTGATATTATGCATAGGAGTATGAACTCACTTTCATAATGTCCATCAATCTAGAAGTAACTAAAAAGGTTCAAATACTAGGATTGTATTTTGGAAAAGTGAAActttataaatttgatcaacaaTTAGTTAAATAATAAGTTGTGTAGTCTACAAAATATGTATGATTAGATTCGTATTTTGAAATTCATATATGCTATATCAGCTCTGCAGCTATAAGTGATATATTTTGTGAGAAAATAATGTACAAAGTCTGTGCTTGAAGACCCAGTGAAAATAAAATACCACAAAAAACACATTGATTTTGTAGGCAGAAGAAACAGTAACACCTGGCTATAACATCTTTTACATCAAACATGTAGGAGAGCTGGCTATAACATCTTCACAATAAAGCAAATCAAAATATGGATGTTACATTGTAAAGAAAGCTACCCCTTCGATTCATCGGGATGCTTGCATTTGAATTGAAGGGGCACTAAATCGTGTCCTTTTTCGTAAACACTACTCAAAGAATCTTATCATTGTTGATTCTTCAAGATGATAGCTTGGTGCAAAGTTATTTTCATTTATGCTGTGGATAAAAAAAAGAGTGGAGCTAAGAAATTTGGCACTACTGATGTAGCTTAACCTAAGTTTTCCTTTTATGCATGGTGCCTTTACCCATCACTTTCCATTTACTCCACTtcatttttattataattatcaACCAGAAATCTAGATTTCATATACCTGATGTGAGGGGAAACTGTGCTTGCCAATCTTTTGAGTTAAGCATTTTCTGAATAACATTTGACACTGAAAAGCACGTCTGCTGAGCAACTTTTTTGATTTAGTAACTTGTGCTACTTATAACCTTCACCCTATGTTGAATTCTCGTCCTAAACGAACTGTTTGGAAAACCATTCTGCAGTAAGTTTTCCAACAAAAAGGACTCTCTCTTCCCAATATGAAGATACTAAACACTCAGTGTACCTTTTTACGCTGAATGATCAGTAGCTACAATTTTCATGAAGTACACATTTTCATGGAAGCTGACACGACAGCACCACTACATCGAAGTGACTTCCACGTTGGAGGATCAACAGAATTACACAAGAATCTGCAAGAGAAGGCCAGGGCAAAAAGGGGAATCTGACTTTATCGACTCTCCGATGTTCTACCATATGGCCATTCCAAAGCCCTTCGATAACCTACGAATCAATTGATTCCACTTTAACCTTTCCTCCCCCATCTCCTTGAAACCTTTATCATCCACCTAACTCAAGCAAAATAGCAATTTCCTGCTAAGATTCCATAACCATGTGCTCATAGAGACAGACAAATGGCAACCTTTTTTTTCTCATAAAGGCATTTGTCCTAAGCAAATAGTGACAGGATTGCAGTTGCAAGGAACTCTTAAcacatgaaaatatttttaattttggcAGCCTGTAAACTTGACATGTAATGGCAATCATGCAAAGCAGATTTTGTATGGACATGGCAGCAGGTGGACTTACTTGTTGCCTCTGATCTTGAACCAGGTCTCGGCGCACTGTTTGTGGGCGCAGGAGAGGTCGTTCTTGCAGGAGCAACCGAGCACGATGCCGGCGCCGGACTCGTCGGCGGCGCTGTCCAGGCCGAGGTGACAGATGCGGCAGTTCCTCTCGGCCTTGTCCGGGCTAGCCTTTGTGATCTCGGCCAGCCCCGCCTCCAGGTCGACGACGTCGTCCAGCGAGCACTCCGACACGCACGACTTCCTGGCGCGCTCTGCAGCGTCCCCGGCGCCGGCACTGGCGCCGGCGTCGCAGCCGACGGacgcggacgcggacgcggaCTCGAAGGCGGAGCCTTGCCGCGAGTGCGAGTGCCAGGACCGGTCCTCGGCGTCCGAGAACCGCTGGCTCCCCTCATCCTCGTCCGAGCTCTcctccccgagccgccgcccgccgccgctcacgcGACCTCGCTCCACGCcaggctcgacggcggcggcgatcgccGATTGCTCACCGTCGTTCACCATGGCCAGAAAAGAAACCTATGGAACGAATTCAAGGAACGGGAAGAATTTACTCAAGTTGCCCAGCCATGGCGACATCTACTCCCGGCCGGAGCAAATTGGGAGGGGAGCAAAGAAGAGACGCCGAAAGCGCGCAGTAAATACCACCCGCGCAGGCGGCGTCAAGGGAACCAGACGTGAATCCACAGCTCAATGCGGCCGATCACGAGGAGAAGCGAGGCAGCAACAACCCAGAGGGAGGCTACACGCTATAGAGAGTTGAGcatggaggccgccgccgcaagattGGATTTTCAAGTGACCCCTCAAAGATCCACAGCCGTGGACCGCGGCAGATAAAACAAAACAGAAGCGGCG
This genomic interval carries:
- the LOC120675602 gene encoding uncharacterized protein LOC120675602 encodes the protein MVNDGEQSAIAAAVEPGVERGRVSGGGRRLGEESSDEDEGSQRFSDAEDRSWHSHSRQGSAFESASASASVGCDAGASAGAGDAAERARKSCVSECSLDDVVDLEAGLAEITKASPDKAERNCRICHLGLDSAADESGAGIVLGCSCKNDLSCAHKQCAETWFKIRGNKICEICGSTACNVAGFSDADFIEQWNESSSTAAAQATTAEPRRFWQGHRFLNFLLACMVFAFVISWLFHFNVPG
- the LOC120674298 gene encoding phosphatidylinositol:ceramide inositolphosphotransferase isoform X1 produces the protein MYIAREATKLWRKVSAETTAELQLLLEKWQLLLAGLVFQYIHGLAARGVHYLHRPGPLLQDLGFMALPELGQEKGYLSESVFTFIFISFLLWSFHPFIYHSKRFYTVLLWRRVLAFLVASQFLRIVTFYSTQLPGPNYHCREGSKLATLPPPNNALEVLLINFPRGVLFGCGDLIFSSHMIFTLVFVRTYYKYGSNSFSGGSLCCRLIKLLAWLMAIIQSLLIIASRKHYTVDVVVAWYTVNLVVFFVDKKLPEMPDRTNGLSLLPVSSKDEDGRTKEGLHKLDGRMRDEFHKLLNGNTVDATDRRQRVQMNGKHGEDMSHSVSDATPTGT
- the LOC120674298 gene encoding phosphatidylinositol:ceramide inositolphosphotransferase isoform X2: MYIAREATKLWRKVSAETTAELQLLLEKWQLLLAGLVFQYIHGLAARGVHYLHRPGPLLQDLGFMALPELGQEKGYLSESVFTFIFISFLLWSFHPFIYHSKRFYTVLLWRRVLAFLVASQFLRIVTFYSTQLPGPNYHCREGSKLATLPPPNNALEVLLINFPRGVLFGCGDLIFSSHMIFTLVFVRTYYKYGSNRLIKLLAWLMAIIQSLLIIASRKHYTVDVVVAWYTVNLVVFFVDKKLPEMPDRTNGLSLLPVSSKDEDGRTKEGLHKLDGRMRDEFHKLLNGNTVDATDRRQRVQMNGKHGEDMSHSVSDATPTGT